The proteins below come from a single Balaenoptera acutorostrata chromosome 2, mBalAcu1.1, whole genome shotgun sequence genomic window:
- the MGAT1 gene encoding alpha-1,3-mannosyl-glycoprotein 2-beta-N-acetylglucosaminyltransferase yields MLKKQSAGLVLWGAILFVAWNALLLLFFWTRPAPGRLPSDSALDDDPASLTREVIRLAQDAEVELERQRGLLQQIREHHARWSQRWRAPTAAPPVLPRAPVTSPPAVIPILVIACDRSTVRRCLDKLLHYRPSAERFPVIVSQDCGHEETAQVIASYGSAITHIRQPDLSNIAVPPDHRKFQGYYKIARHYRWALGQVFHKFKFPAAVVVEDDLEVAPDFFEYFQATYPLLRADPSLWCVSAWNDNGKEQMVDSSKPELLYRTDFFPGLGWLLLAELWAELEPKWPKAFWDDWMRRPEQRQGRACVRPEISRTMTFGRKGVSHGQFFDQHLKFIKLNQHFVPFTQLDLSYLRREAYDRDFLARVYGAPLLQVEKVRTSERSELGEVRVQYTSRDSFKAFAKALGVMDDLKSGVPRAGYQGIVSFLFRGRRVHLAPPQTWAGYDPSWN; encoded by the coding sequence ATGCTGAAGAAGCAGTCTGCAGGGCTTGTGCTGTGGGGCGCCATCCTCTTTGTGGCCTGGAACGCCCTGTTGCTCCTCTTCTTTTGGACGCGCCCCGCGCCTGGCAGGCTGCCCTCAGACAGTGCTCTCGATGACGACCCCGCCAGCCTCACCCGTGAGGTGATCCGCCTGGCCCAGGACGCCGAGGTCGAGTTGGAGCGGCAGCGGGGGCTGTTGCAGCAGATCAGGGAGCATCATGCTAGGTGGAGCCAGCGGTGGAGGGCGCCCACCGCAGCCCCGCCTGTCCTGCCGCGAGCGCCTGTGACCTCTCCGCCGGCTGTGATCCCCATCCTGGTCATCGCCTGTGACCGCAGCACTGTCCGGCGCTGCCTGGACAAGCTGCTGCATTATCGGCCTTCGGCTGAGCGCTTCCCCGTCATCGTCAGCCAGGACTGCGGGCATGAGGAGACAGCCCAGGTCATCGCCTCCTACGGCAGCGCCATCACGCACATCCGGCAGCCTGACCTGAGCAACATCGCGGTGCCACCCGACCACCGGAAGTTCCAGGGCTACTACAAGATTGCTCGGCACTACCGCTGGGCGCTGGGCCAGGTCTTTCACAAGTTCAAGTTCCCAGCGGCGGTGGTGGTGGAGGATGATCTGGAGGTGGCTCCAGACTTCTTCGAGTACTTCCAGGCCACGTACCCGCTGCTGAGGGCCGACCCCTCTCTCTGGTGTGTGTCCGCCTGGAACGACAACGGCAAGGAGCAGATGGTGGACTCAAGCAAGCCTGAGCTGCTCTACCGCACAGACTTTTTCCCTGGCCTGGGCTGGCTGCTGTTGGCCGAGCTCTGGGCTGAGCTGGAGCCCAAGTGGCCCAAGGCCTTCTGGGACGACTGGATGCGCCGGCCGGAGCAGCGACAGGGCCGGGCCTGTGTGCGGCCTGAAATCTCCAGAACGATGACCTTTGGCCGCAAAGGTGTGAGCCATGGGCAGTTCTTTGACCAGCACCTCAAGTTTATCAAGCTGAACCAGCACTTCGTGCCCTTCACCCAGCTGGACCTGTCCTACCTGCGACGGGAGGCCTATGACAGGGATTTCCTTGCGCGTGTCTACGGTGCTCCCCTGCTGCAGGTGGAGAAAGTGAGGACCAGTGAGCGGAGTGAGCTGGGGGAGGTGCGGGTGCAGTACACGAGCAGGGACAGCTTCAAGGCCTTCGCCAAGGCCCTGGGAGTCATGGATGACCTCAAGTCCGGTGTCCCCAGGGCCGGCTACCAGGGCATCGTCAGCTTCCTGTTCCGGGGCCGCCGTGTCCAcctggccccaccccagacctgggCCGGCTACGACCCTAGCTGGAATTAG